The following proteins are encoded in a genomic region of Salvelinus namaycush isolate Seneca chromosome 12, SaNama_1.0, whole genome shotgun sequence:
- the LOC120056827 gene encoding ubiquitin-conjugating enzyme E2 G1-like, whose translation MTEPQAALLLRRQLAELNKNPVEGFSAGLIDDNDLYRWEVLIIGPPDTCYEGGVFKAHLTFPKDYPLRPPKMTFITDIWHPNVDKNGDVCISILHEPGEDKYGYEKPEERWLPIHTVETIMISVISMLADPNGDSPANVDAAKEWREDRHGEFKRKVARCVRKSQETAFE comes from the exons AGCTGAATAAGAACCCAGTGGAGGGATTCTCGGCAGGTTTGATAGACGATAACGACCTCTACAGATGGGAAGTCTTAATAATCGGCCCACCAGACACATGCTA TGAAGGTGGTGTGTTCAAAGCACATCTCACGTTTCCCAAAGACTACCCTCTGAGGCCACCTAAAATGACATTTATCACAGATATATGGCACCCTAATG TTGACAAGAACGGTGACGTATGTATATCTATTTTACACGAGCCTGGTGAGGATAAGTACGGCTATGAGAAGCCTGAGGAGCGTTGGCTACCCATCCACACAGTGGAAACCATCATGATTAGTGTTATCTCTATGTTGGCAGACCCGAACGGAGACTCGCCTGCCAATGTCGATGCTGCA AAAGAGTGGAGGGAAGACCGACATGGGGAATTCAAAAGAAAAGTGGCCCGTTGTGTAAGAAAGAGCCAAGAGACTGCCTTTGAGTGA